A section of the Nitrospirota bacterium genome encodes:
- a CDS encoding transketolase family protein, producing MSCKRIYGMATRDAYGKALVELGRENPAIVALDADLSKSTKSVLFAKEFKDRFFNMGIAEANMVSTAAGLASCGKIPFVSSFASFLMCKTFDQLRMSVANPHLNVKLVGSHGGISIGEDGASQMAVEDIALACSLPGFVVLVPADELSTMALVKLAAQHKGPVYMRTGRPKAPVIYQQGTDFKIGRANIVREGIDVTVIANGLMVQEAVEAACACSERGIDVRVIDMHTVKPIDKDVIVQSAQTTGAIVTAEEHLLAGGLGAAVAQVVSEQCPVPMGFVGVNDTYAESGTPDELFRKYGLTADNIVRKIEEVLKRK from the coding sequence ATGTCATGTAAGCGTATTTATGGTATGGCAACGAGGGATGCATACGGAAAAGCGCTGGTTGAACTTGGCAGGGAGAATCCTGCAATAGTTGCCCTCGATGCTGACCTCTCAAAGTCTACAAAGAGTGTCTTATTTGCCAAAGAGTTTAAGGATAGATTTTTTAATATGGGGATTGCTGAGGCCAACATGGTTTCAACAGCAGCGGGCCTCGCATCCTGCGGAAAAATACCTTTTGTCTCAAGTTTTGCATCATTCCTGATGTGCAAGACGTTTGATCAGCTCCGCATGAGTGTGGCTAATCCTCATCTGAACGTCAAGCTGGTAGGGTCTCATGGCGGTATAAGCATTGGTGAGGACGGGGCATCCCAGATGGCGGTTGAAGATATCGCTCTCGCCTGCTCTCTTCCCGGCTTTGTTGTCCTTGTACCGGCGGACGAGTTGTCAACGATGGCTTTAGTGAAGCTGGCAGCACAACATAAAGGACCTGTATATATGCGCACCGGCAGACCAAAGGCTCCGGTTATTTATCAGCAGGGCACTGACTTTAAGATAGGCAGGGCGAATATAGTGCGTGAAGGCATAGATGTTACAGTAATCGCTAACGGCCTTATGGTACAGGAGGCTGTTGAGGCGGCATGTGCCTGCAGTGAGCGGGGCATTGATGTCAGGGTAATAGACATGCACACGGTAAAACCCATAGATAAAGACGTAATAGTCCAGTCAGCTCAGACTACAGGGGCCATAGTAACAGCAGAGGAGCATCTCCTTGCAGGCGGACTCGGCGCTGCCGTGGCCCAGGTTGTAAGCGAGCAGTGCCCGGTACCAATGGGCTTTGTGGGAGTTAATGATACCTATGCAGAATCAGGGACCCCTGATGAGCTTTTCAGAAAATACGGATTGACAGCGGATAATATAGTCAGAAAAATTGAAGAGGTTTTGAAGAGGAAGTAA
- a CDS encoding NADP-dependent isocitrate dehydrogenase, producing VQQFSEEGYLRWDSLGEFLALAVSLEHLAITFNNKKAQVLATTLDQANGKFLESNKSPARKVGEIDNRGSHFYLALYWAQALAAQDEDKELKARFTPLAKALTENEAKIAGELIAAQGKPQDTGGYYFPDPEKTSKAMRPSATFNAALAAIA from the coding sequence ACGTTCAGCAGTTTTCAGAAGAGGGGTATTTAAGGTGGGACTCCCTTGGGGAGTTCCTGGCGCTTGCAGTATCGCTTGAGCATCTGGCCATTACGTTTAACAACAAGAAGGCTCAGGTACTGGCAACAACGTTGGATCAGGCAAACGGGAAGTTCCTGGAGAGCAACAAGTCACCGGCCAGGAAGGTTGGTGAGATAGACAACCGCGGGAGTCATTTCTATCTTGCCTTATACTGGGCGCAGGCCCTGGCAGCTCAGGATGAGGACAAGGAGCTTAAGGCCCGCTTTACGCCATTGGCAAAGGCCCTTACAGAGAACGAGGCAAAGATAGCCGGAGAGCTGATAGCTGCCCAGGGCAAGCCACAGGATACAGGCGGCTATTACTTCCCTGACCCTGAGAAGACTTCAAAGGCAATGCGCCCGAGTGCGACATTCAATGCCGCACTGGCTGCCATTGCTTAA